A genomic segment from Perognathus longimembris pacificus isolate PPM17 chromosome 15, ASM2315922v1, whole genome shotgun sequence encodes:
- the Fam210a gene encoding protein FAM210A gives MQWNLLRTISRLAHRTYWEPQKAGLFGHYQNVKGTLLLYSAESKVFGVHYSQEQWLHLSTAQCLAKEQKPLDAQPLRPRILHHKGWEQDASSKRALSSSATPQGTPSEKKEETDPLQDKSISLYQRFKKTFRQYGKVLIPVHLVTSGIWFGTFYYAAIKGVNVIPFLELLGLPDSVVDILKNSQSGNALTAYAMFKIATPARYTVTLGGTSFTVKYLRSRGYMSTPPPVKEYLQDRMEETKELITEKMEETKDRLTGKLQETKEKVSLKKKV, from the exons ATGCAATGGAACCTACTACGGACTATTTCTCGGCTGGCCCACAGAACATACTGGGAACCACAGAAAGCTGGTCTCTTTGGACACTACCAGAATGTAAAGGGAACATTGCTTTTGTATAGTGCCGAGTCCAAAGTGTTTGGGGTACACTACTCTCAAGAGCAGTGGCTGCACCTGTCTACTGCCCAGTGCCTTGCAAAGGAACAGAAGCCATTGGATGCTCAGCCTCTGCGGCCAAGGATCCTTCACCACAAAGGATGGGAACAGGATGCTTCATCCAAGAGGGCTTTATCGTCTAGTGCCACACCCCAAGGAACTCCTtctgaaaaaaaggaagagactgATCCTTTACAAGACAAATCTATTAGCCTTTATCAGCGATTTAAGAAAACCTTTAGACAGTATGGGAAAGTTTTGATTCCTGTGCATCTAGTAACTTCCGGTATTTGGTTTGGGACATTTTACTATGCAGCCATAAA AGGTGtgaatgtcatccctttcctAGAGCTCCTTGGGTTACCTGACAGTGTAGTAGACATCCTGAAAAACTCCCAGAGTGGAAATGCCCTGACGGCATACGCCATGTTTAAG ATTGCAACACCTGCCCGCTACACTGTGACCTTGGGAGGAACGTCCTTTACCGTCAAGTATTTGAGAAGCCGTGGCTATATGTCGACCCCGCCGCCTGTCAAGGAGTATTTGCAGGACAGGATGGAAGAGACCAAGGAGCTCATCACCgagaaaatggaagagacaaaggatagactCACTGGGAAATTacaagaaaccaaagaaaaagttTCTCTTAAGAAAAAAGTGTAA